A genomic region of Chitinimonas arctica contains the following coding sequences:
- a CDS encoding helix-turn-helix domain-containing protein has protein sequence MERIQSINIARIAWCCTDRGITPEDLAREVGISPASVEKIMSGDLGLTFNQLKQIAEFCGRGVLFFLEAGPVNEEQVHTPQFRTLANQKPELSAKVKALIERVERQRAVFLNLRDELDNGELARFDPPVLGGFTLNEAAEVVRRWLGLPDRNDFDNYRRALEARGLLVFRSNGYQGPWQIAKESPILGFSLYDAQCPVIVIKKQAAETQQSFTLMHELGHLLLHKTSSIDDDNDLHSHDGYEQDANKFAGYLLVPDSFLLSIRDEGRPNEVTELDDWMAPQRKAWGVSGEVILRRLMDAGRLNRAVYAAYRAWRQQLPTLNADDGGSRAFRNREPKHIFGEVYVKTVLDALSMRHITLAKASSYLDNLTIKDLHKLEQYYAVV, from the coding sequence ATGGAACGGATTCAGTCGATCAATATTGCACGTATAGCCTGGTGCTGTACCGATCGTGGTATCACACCGGAAGACCTCGCGCGCGAGGTCGGGATTTCCCCTGCGAGCGTTGAAAAAATCATGTCGGGTGACCTTGGCCTGACCTTCAATCAACTGAAACAGATTGCCGAGTTCTGCGGTCGGGGCGTGTTGTTCTTCTTGGAAGCCGGTCCGGTGAACGAGGAGCAAGTACACACGCCACAGTTTCGAACCTTGGCGAACCAAAAGCCTGAACTGTCCGCAAAGGTAAAGGCGCTCATCGAGCGGGTGGAGCGGCAGCGTGCCGTATTCTTGAATCTGCGCGACGAGCTGGACAATGGGGAACTAGCTCGCTTCGACCCCCCTGTACTTGGCGGGTTTACGCTGAATGAAGCCGCCGAAGTGGTTCGGCGCTGGTTGGGTTTGCCTGACCGGAATGACTTTGACAATTATCGCCGTGCATTAGAGGCGCGGGGCTTGTTGGTTTTTCGCAGCAATGGCTACCAGGGGCCGTGGCAGATTGCCAAGGAAAGCCCCATCCTCGGTTTTTCGCTTTATGACGCGCAGTGCCCGGTGATCGTGATCAAGAAACAGGCTGCCGAGACGCAGCAGAGCTTTACCTTGATGCATGAGCTGGGACACCTCCTATTGCATAAGACCAGCTCCATCGACGACGACAACGATCTCCATTCGCATGATGGGTACGAACAAGACGCAAATAAGTTTGCAGGGTACTTGCTGGTCCCGGACAGCTTTTTGCTTAGCATCCGTGACGAGGGGCGTCCGAACGAGGTGACCGAACTCGATGATTGGATGGCGCCACAGCGCAAGGCTTGGGGAGTCAGCGGCGAGGTGATATTGCGCCGACTGATGGACGCGGGTCGTTTAAATCGAGCCGTTTACGCCGCGTACCGTGCGTGGCGGCAGCAACTACCAACCCTTAACGCGGACGACGGTGGTAGCCGAGCGTTCCGCAACCGAGAGCCCAAGCACATTTTCGGCGAAGTCTATGTCAAGACTGTCTTGGATGCATTGAGCATGCGTCACATTACTCTGGCAAAGGCCAGTAGTTACCTGGACAACCTGACAATCAAGGATCTGCATAAGCTAGAGCAATACTATGCAGTCGTTTGA
- the glnA gene encoding type I glutamate--ammonia ligase — MAVADVLKQIQDNDIRFVDLRFTDTKGKEQHVSVPAHVVDEEWFENGHAFDGSSIAGWKGIQASDMLLIPDPASAAIDPFYDEPTIFITCDVIDPTDGKGYDRDPRSIAKRGEAYLKASGLGDTAFFGPEPEFFIFDSVTWGTDMSGTHVKIKSEEAAWSSSENYESGNSGHRPGVKGGYFPVAPVDSLHDIRSAMCLALEELGIPVEVHHHEVATAGQCEIGTKFSTLVQRADWTQRLKYIVHNVAHQYGKTATFMPKPIVGDNGSGMHVHQSIWKDGKNLFAGNGYAGLSEFALYYIGGIIKHAKALNAITNPGTNSYKRLVPHYEAPVMLAYSAKNRSASIRIPYVASDKGRRIEARFPDPLANPYLAFTALMMAGLDGVQNKIHPGDPADKNLYDLPPEEDKLIPKVCTSLEQALEALDQDREFLTRGGVFSNDWIDSYIALKMEDVTKFRMTTHPVEFEMYYSL; from the coding sequence ATGGCGGTCGCCGACGTACTCAAGCAAATCCAGGACAACGACATCCGTTTCGTCGATCTGCGCTTTACCGATACCAAGGGCAAGGAACAGCACGTGTCCGTGCCGGCTCACGTGGTGGATGAAGAGTGGTTCGAAAACGGCCACGCCTTTGACGGCTCCTCGATCGCCGGCTGGAAGGGCATCCAGGCATCCGACATGCTGTTGATCCCGGATCCGGCCAGTGCCGCGATCGATCCCTTCTACGACGAACCGACCATTTTCATCACCTGCGACGTGATCGACCCGACCGATGGCAAGGGCTACGACCGCGATCCGCGTTCCATCGCCAAGCGAGGCGAGGCCTACCTGAAGGCATCCGGACTGGGCGACACCGCCTTCTTCGGTCCGGAACCAGAATTCTTTATCTTCGACAGCGTGACCTGGGGTACGGATATGTCCGGCACCCACGTCAAGATCAAGTCGGAAGAAGCCGCCTGGTCGTCCAGCGAGAACTACGAGTCCGGCAACAGCGGCCATCGTCCCGGCGTGAAGGGCGGCTATTTCCCGGTTGCCCCGGTGGACAGCCTGCACGACATCCGTTCGGCCATGTGCCTGGCACTGGAAGAACTGGGCATCCCGGTTGAAGTGCACCACCACGAAGTGGCCACCGCCGGCCAGTGCGAAATCGGTACCAAGTTCAGCACCCTGGTACAGCGTGCCGACTGGACCCAGCGCCTGAAGTACATCGTCCACAACGTGGCGCACCAGTACGGCAAGACCGCTACCTTCATGCCCAAGCCCATCGTCGGCGACAACGGCAGCGGCATGCATGTGCACCAGTCCATCTGGAAGGATGGCAAGAACCTGTTCGCGGGCAACGGCTATGCCGGCCTGTCCGAGTTCGCGCTGTACTACATCGGCGGCATCATCAAGCACGCCAAGGCGCTCAATGCCATCACCAATCCCGGCACCAACTCGTACAAGCGCCTGGTACCGCACTACGAAGCACCGGTGATGCTGGCCTACTCGGCCAAGAACCGTTCCGCCTCGATCCGTATCCCTTACGTCGCCAGCGACAAGGGCCGCCGTATCGAAGCCCGCTTCCCCGATCCTTTGGCCAACCCGTACCTGGCCTTCACCGCGCTGATGATGGCGGGCCTGGATGGCGTGCAGAACAAGATCCACCCGGGCGATCCGGCCGACAAGAACCTGTACGACCTGCCGCCGGAAGAAGACAAGCTGATCCCCAAGGTCTGCACCAGCCTGGAACAAGCCCTGGAAGCCCTGGACCAGGACCGCGAGTTCCTGACCCGCGGCGGCGTGTTCTCCAACGACTGGATCGATTCCTATATCGCCCTGAAGATGGAAGACGTGACCAAGTTCCGCATGACCACCCATCCGGTCGAGTTCGAGATGTATTACTCGTTGTAA
- a CDS encoding rhodanese-like domain-containing protein codes for MSQTNDILQRARVRAEQQGLAYSGALTPDEAHTLLANLPNSKLVDVRSHAEWQFVGTPANAVKIEWKTWPGMHPNPNFLEQLKHQLDAEEVLFFLCRTGGRSHEAAALAAANGYSECYNVLEGFEGDRDDAGQRGRLNGWKARGLPWNQA; via the coding sequence ATGAGCCAGACCAACGATATCCTGCAACGCGCTCGGGTACGTGCCGAACAACAGGGCCTTGCCTATTCCGGTGCCCTCACCCCTGACGAAGCACATACCCTGCTGGCCAACTTGCCCAATAGCAAGCTGGTGGATGTGCGCAGCCATGCGGAATGGCAGTTCGTCGGCACGCCGGCCAACGCCGTCAAGATCGAATGGAAGACCTGGCCGGGCATGCATCCCAACCCGAATTTCCTGGAACAGCTCAAACATCAGCTGGATGCGGAAGAGGTGCTGTTCTTCCTTTGCCGCACCGGCGGCCGCTCGCACGAAGCCGCTGCCCTGGCGGCCGCCAACGGCTACTCGGAGTGCTACAACGTGCTGGAAGGCTTCGAGGGCGATCGCGACGACGCGGGCCAGCGCGGCCGGCTCAATGGCTGGAAGGCCCGCGGCTTGCCGTGGAACCAGGCCTAG